TTGGCACCGAAATGATCCTCCAGATGATTTTGAGTTAAACAGAAATAATGTTGTGTATACTTGGCAGCGTAATAGAAACCCTTTTATTGATGATCCGATATTGGTAGAACATATTTGGGGAAACATGCAAGGTATGCCCTATGAGGCACCATTGTCTATAAATACCTTTGATAGCGAGCAACTAGTAATGTACCCTAATCCTAGTAATGGAACACTTAATGTTGCGGGCTTAGAGCAAATTGCAAATGTTACTATTTTTAATACTTTAGGACAAAAGGTTATGGAGAATAGCATAGCGCCTAACCAGTCTTTGCAATTAACGCTGGATACAGGTATTTATACTGTTGTTTTGTATAATGAAACAGCAAGTTGGGTAAAGAAACTGATAGTAAATTAATAACTTAACTTACTATCTCCAGTAATTGGAACAGGCTCACCTAAATAGGTGGGCTTTTTGTTTATAAGAACTTCCCAATAAGCTTTAATGTTGGCTATTTTTTCGCGGCGTTCTAAACTCTCTAAATATTGGTATGTTCTTTTATCTGCAGTAACACCTTTGTAATTAAGGTTTAGCGCATTAGCAATGTATAAAGCTCTAGGTAAATGAAATTGCTGTGTTACCACAATTGCAGAATCTACTTTAAAAATATATTTTGCTCTGTACATTGAGTCATAGGTATCAAAACCTGCATGGTCTAAGAAAATAACTTCATCTGGAACACCTTTGGCGTTTAGATAATCTTTCATGGCGTTAACTTCATCGTAATTATCTTGACCGTGATCACCACTCAGTAAAAATCGCTGTGCTTTTCCGGACTTGTAAAGTTCATAAGCGGTGTCAACCCTGTCTTTTAGTATAGGAGATAAGTTTCCGTTTGCATATACACTTGCGCCTAATACAATAACAGTATAGCTTGATGGTGCCTTGTTTATATCATTATACATTAAGGGCTTTCCAATTGAGTTAACGCGCCAGTTTACAAAGAGTACAACCGTGTAAATGGCTACACAAATAATTACTATATATTTAAGGTAAGTTCTAATCTTCGCCATCAAAAATAGGAATTGGTTGTTTGTCTTCTCCAATAGCTACAAATGTAAAGCTGCCATTAACAACCTTCTCTCTGTTGTAGTTGTACATGTCTTCCATAAAAACTTCAACAGTAACTGTACAGCTTGTTTTGCCAACTCTAGTAACGTTGGCAATCAACTCTACTATAGAGCCTTGTGGAATAGGTTTATTAAAATCCACACGATCTGAAGATACGGTTACTACCTTTTTTCTGCTAAAACGAGTAGCACATATAAAAGAAGCTTCATCCATCATATGTAACGTTTGGCCGCCAAAAAGGGTATCGTAATGGTTTGTAGTATTTGGAAACACAGCTTTGAAAAATCGAGTTTCAGAATTTTTTATAGCTGTTTCTAAGTTGGTCATATGTTGTAAATATTATTTCACGAATATAGGTATTAAAACAAAAAGACTTCTTCTCGTAATGTGCGTTCTTATAACATAGAATCTTATATTTGTTGCCTTAATTCCAAAACCTAAATTATGAGCGCTTTACGTGCTATTTCTCCAATAGACGGCCGTTATGCCGGAAAGACAGAACAACTTGCTAATTATTTTAGCGAAGAGGCTTTAATTAAGTACCGTGTTAAAGTAGAGGTTGAATATTTTATAGCACTCTGTGAATTGCCATTACCGCAATTAAAGGATGTGTCTCAAGATAATTTTGGGAAATTAAGAGCTATCTATGAAGAGTTTACAACAATAGATGCTTCTGAAATTAAAGAAATTGAAAAGACAACCAATCACGATGTAAAAGCTGTTGAGTATTTCATTAAGAAAAAGTTTGATGGATTAGGGCTTTCAGATTACAAGGAGTTTATTCACTTTGGGTTAACCTCTCAGGATATAAATAATACAGCAGTACCTTTAAGTATAAAGGATGCTATGAATAATGTATATGTTCCTCTGTTTATCGAGCTTAAAGAGCGCTTGACTGAATTGTCTAAAGATTGGGCTAACATACCAATGTTGGCAAGAACACATGGTCAACCTGCATCGCCTACACGTTTAGGAAAAGAAGTAGAAGTTTTTGTGGTTAGGTTAAATGAACAATTAGATTTATTAAATGACATCCCTAGTGCTGCAAAATTTGGTGGTGCAACTGGAAACTTTAATGCTCATCATGTTGCGTATCCAGAAATAGATTGGAAAGAATTTGGAAAGAACTTTGTAGAAGGTAAACTAGAGCTACAACACTCATTTCCTACAACTCAGATAGAGCATTATGATCATATGGCTGCCTTGTTTGATGGTTTAAAACGAATTAACACTATAGTTTTAGATTTGGACCGAGATATGTGGACATATGTTTCTATGGATTACTTTAAGCAGAAAATTAAAAAAGGCGAGATAGGTTCTTCTGCAATGCCACACAAGGTGAATCCAATAGATTTTGAAAACAGCGAAGGGAATATAGGCATTGCCAATGCTATTTTTGAGCACCTATCTGCTAAACTACCTGTAAGTAGATTACAACGTGATTTAACAGACAGTACTGTTTTGAGAAATGTAGGAGTGCCTTTTGGCCATACTTTAATTGCATTTAAGTCTACACTAAAAGGTTTAAATAAATTATTGCTGAATGAGTCTAAACTACAACAAGACCTAGAACAAAATTGGGCTGTAGTTGCAGAGGCAATTCAAACAATATTAAGGCGTGAAGCTTACCCTAATCCTTATGAAGCTCTTAAGGGCTTAACGAGAACAAATACAGCTATCACTGCTGATAGTATTGCAGATTTTATTGAAACATTAGATGTATCTGAAGATATTAAGAAGGAGTTACGTGTAATAACTCCGCAAAGTTATACAGGTATTTAAACTGTTTTTGCTATTCTAACTTCGATTTAGAATATCATATTTGTAATAGCTTCCGTGTCAAGTACGGAAAGACAAAAAAGACTAAGCATAAAAAAAAACCAGCTCTAAGAGCTGGTTTTTTTTTATGCTTATTATCTACTTATAGTTGCTTAAATGTGTAATGGTCTATCTTCAGTTGCAGCAAGTGCCGCTTCTTTAACAGCTTCAGCATAAGTTGGGTGAGCGTGACTCATACGAGCAATGTCTTCTGCACTGGCTCTAAACTCCATTGCAGTTACAGCTTCTGCTATAAGATCTGCAACACGAGCACCAACCATATGTACTCCAAGAACTTCGTCTGTAGTTTCATCAGCAAGTATTTTAACCATACCATCTATATCACCACTAGCACGAGAACGTCCTAAAGCACGCATTGGGAACTGTCCAGACTTATATTTTATACCTTCTTCTTTAAGCTCTTCTTCAGTTTTACCAACTGCAGCAACTTCTGGCCAAGTGTATACAACACCAGGAATTAGGTTATAATTTATATGTGGCTTTTGTCCAGCTATTGTTTCAGCAACAAAAACACCTTCTTCTTCGGCTTTATGAGCAAGCATTGCGCCTTTAACAACATCACCAATTGCATAAATATTTTCTACATTGGTTTGCAGGTGTTCGTTTACTTCAACACGACCTCTATCATCTGCTTTAATCTTAACAGCATCAAGATTTAAGCCGTCTGTATATGCTTTTCTTCCTACAGAAACAAGAACATAATCACCTTCAAAAGAAACTTCTTTATCCTTTTTGTCTGTAGCTTTAACTGTAATTTTATCGCCATCTCTAGTAACAGCACTTACTTTATGAGATGTTGCAATTTTTACTTTTTGCTTCTTTAATATTTTAGTTAACTCTTTGCTACAAGCGCTATCCATAGTTGGGATTATACGATCCATATATTCCACCACAGTAACATCTGCACCTAGTCTTTTATAAACTTGACCAAGTTCTAAACCTATAACGCCACCACCAATTACGATAAGATGTTTAGGTATTTCTTTAAGTTTTAATGCTTCTGTTGAGGTTATAATGCGCTCTTTATCTAAATCTATAAACGGAAGGCTAGATGGTTTAGATCCCGTTGCAATTATAGTTTTTGCAGCTTCAATAGTTTGGGTCTTACCTTCAGAATCTTCAATATTTATGTGCGTAGTATCTTTAAAAGAACCTACACCTTGAAATACTTCAATTTTATTTTTGTCCATAAGGAACTTAACACCATCACAAGTTTGGTTTACAACCTTTTCCTTGCGAGACATCATTTGCTCTAGGTTTACTTTTACATCTCCAGAGATTTCAATACCGTGCTCCTCAAAATGAGCAACAGCATCATGATAATGGTGTGAAGAATCTAAAAGTGCTTTACTTGGTATGCAGCCTACATTAAGACAAGTACCTCCAAGTGTTGAATATTTTTCTATAATAGCGGTTTTAAGGCCTAGTTGTGCACAACGTATAGCTGCTACATAACCACCAGGTCCAGAACCTATAACAGCAACATCAAATTTGCTCATAATTGTAATTTCAGAAAGTTAATTTAAGACTGCAAAAATACGAATATTAAGAGGACTAACCGCATTAGGACTAATTTTTTGGCTTTCCAAAGAAAAATAACGTTATGCAAAGTGTTTATGGAAACGCTGATTAGGTATCGACTTTATCTATTAAAAAATAATAAGATGTAATTGCCTTGGGTAGTTAAACGTGAAGTAGATGATTACTTTTGCACCAAATCTAAAAATCAAAATAAAAAGATATGACATTAGTAGGAAAACAATTCCCAAATTTAGACGTAAACGCTATGAACGATATGGGCGATACTTTTAAATTAAACATCTTAGAGGAAGCAAAATCTAAAGGAAAGAAAATCCTTTTATTTTGGTACCCGAAAGATTTTACATTTGTTTGCCCAA
This region of Croceibacter atlanticus HTCC2559 genomic DNA includes:
- a CDS encoding SanA/YdcF family protein is translated as MAKIRTYLKYIVIICVAIYTVVLFVNWRVNSIGKPLMYNDINKAPSSYTVIVLGASVYANGNLSPILKDRVDTAYELYKSGKAQRFLLSGDHGQDNYDEVNAMKDYLNAKGVPDEVIFLDHAGFDTYDSMYRAKYIFKVDSAIVVTQQFHLPRALYIANALNLNYKGVTADKRTYQYLESLERREKIANIKAYWEVLINKKPTYLGEPVPITGDSKLSY
- a CDS encoding acyl-CoA thioesterase gives rise to the protein MTNLETAIKNSETRFFKAVFPNTTNHYDTLFGGQTLHMMDEASFICATRFSRKKVVTVSSDRVDFNKPIPQGSIVELIANVTRVGKTSCTVTVEVFMEDMYNYNREKVVNGSFTFVAIGEDKQPIPIFDGED
- the purB gene encoding adenylosuccinate lyase, which translates into the protein MSALRAISPIDGRYAGKTEQLANYFSEEALIKYRVKVEVEYFIALCELPLPQLKDVSQDNFGKLRAIYEEFTTIDASEIKEIEKTTNHDVKAVEYFIKKKFDGLGLSDYKEFIHFGLTSQDINNTAVPLSIKDAMNNVYVPLFIELKERLTELSKDWANIPMLARTHGQPASPTRLGKEVEVFVVRLNEQLDLLNDIPSAAKFGGATGNFNAHHVAYPEIDWKEFGKNFVEGKLELQHSFPTTQIEHYDHMAALFDGLKRINTIVLDLDRDMWTYVSMDYFKQKIKKGEIGSSAMPHKVNPIDFENSEGNIGIANAIFEHLSAKLPVSRLQRDLTDSTVLRNVGVPFGHTLIAFKSTLKGLNKLLLNESKLQQDLEQNWAVVAEAIQTILRREAYPNPYEALKGLTRTNTAITADSIADFIETLDVSEDIKKELRVITPQSYTGI
- the lpdA gene encoding dihydrolipoyl dehydrogenase, whose amino-acid sequence is MSKFDVAVIGSGPGGYVAAIRCAQLGLKTAIIEKYSTLGGTCLNVGCIPSKALLDSSHHYHDAVAHFEEHGIEISGDVKVNLEQMMSRKEKVVNQTCDGVKFLMDKNKIEVFQGVGSFKDTTHINIEDSEGKTQTIEAAKTIIATGSKPSSLPFIDLDKERIITSTEALKLKEIPKHLIVIGGGVIGLELGQVYKRLGADVTVVEYMDRIIPTMDSACSKELTKILKKQKVKIATSHKVSAVTRDGDKITVKATDKKDKEVSFEGDYVLVSVGRKAYTDGLNLDAVKIKADDRGRVEVNEHLQTNVENIYAIGDVVKGAMLAHKAEEEGVFVAETIAGQKPHINYNLIPGVVYTWPEVAAVGKTEEELKEEGIKYKSGQFPMRALGRSRASGDIDGMVKILADETTDEVLGVHMVGARVADLIAEAVTAMEFRASAEDIARMSHAHPTYAEAVKEAALAATEDRPLHI